Below is a window of Parafrankia irregularis DNA.
GGCAAGAAGTGAGGATCTGGGCCGCTTCAACAACCGAGATCTTCACTTCTTGCTCTGAAGCAGCAACAGTCCCCCGGGTCTCGGGCGGCCCAGGAGTCCGTACCGGGCGACCGGAACCTGGCAGCCGTCACGCCTGCCGGCCACGCACTCGCGGTCAGGCGCTTGCCGGCCGGACGGGTTCGGACGTCCAGTCCGGGTAGTCCGGAGGGAAGAGGCCGTGCAGGCGGCGAGTCGCCTCCGCCGTCCTCGCGGCGAGCGCCGCACCGATGGCGTTGACCCTGGCACCGGGTAGCGCCTCACCCCCCAGGTGCAGGAAGACGATGAACCGGGTCCGGCCCGAGCTGTCGAACACCGGCGCCCCGATCAGGCCGACAACATAGGACTGGTCCTCGATGATCGACCCGAAGCCGTACTGGATGTCCTCCGGGGCTGGGCCGAAAGGAGCGGGCTCACCCGCGGGCCCGTCGGCGGGGACGGACCCAGCGGCGGCCGCGGAGGGAGCGGCGGCAGACGCGGCAGAGGCGGCGGCGGGCGCGGAGGTGCGTCCCGGACGGGCCGCCGCGTCGTCGTCCAGGTCGGCGATCACCGAGAGGATCGCGCTTGGGGTGAGCAGGCCGATCCCCTCGACGCCGAAGCCACGGCGTCGGGTGTGGGCCAGCAGATCGGGCAGGTCCAGGTGCCGCGCGACCCGCGGCGTGCGGGCCTGCCAGGCCGCGCGGTCCTCGTCCGACGCCCAGGCGGTGATCAGCAGGCCGAACGGGGGCGCGAAGGGGTACCGGACGCCGATCACCGCTTCGACGAAGCGCTCCGACGGGCCGAAACGGTGCGCCATGACGAGCTCGTCGTGGTCGCGCATGTGGATCGAGCACCCGTAGCCGAGTGACCGGCTGAGCGGTTCGAGCTGGTGGGCGAGCGCGCGCAGGGCCGGGAACCTGGCGTCCGCGGCCTTGCCGAGGGCGAGCAGCGCGGGGCCCGGGGTGTAGCTCTTGTCGGATTCGTCCCGGACCACCAGCGCCGAGTGACGCAGCTCATTGAGGATCGCCAGCGCCGTGCTCGGGACGAGGCCGAGCTCCCGGGCGACCTCCGCGAGGGTCCACGAGCGGTCCGGGTGGGCGCCGAGAAGCTCCAGGATGCGGATCACCCGTCGCGTCGGTGGTGACACCCGATCACTACGGGTGTCGGCGGGGATAACCGTGTTGCGCGCCGTCATCG
It encodes the following:
- a CDS encoding IclR family transcriptional regulator, which gives rise to MTARNTVIPADTRSDRVSPPTRRVIRILELLGAHPDRSWTLAEVARELGLVPSTALAILNELRHSALVVRDESDKSYTPGPALLALGKAADARFPALRALAHQLEPLSRSLGYGCSIHMRDHDELVMAHRFGPSERFVEAVIGVRYPFAPPFGLLITAWASDEDRAAWQARTPRVARHLDLPDLLAHTRRRGFGVEGIGLLTPSAILSVIADLDDDAAARPGRTSAPAAASAASAAAPSAAAAGSVPADGPAGEPAPFGPAPEDIQYGFGSIIEDQSYVVGLIGAPVFDSSGRTRFIVFLHLGGEALPGARVNAIGAALAARTAEATRRLHGLFPPDYPDWTSEPVRPASA